TCCGGTCGATGACGAGGCCGCGTCCAGCCGAGAGGCTATTGCTGCCGGCGATGGGGGCAATGCCACGACCGTCGCATAAAAGCAGATGGTCCAGCATCGTCACTCCGCTCACCGTGCGCGTGAATCCCGTCGGACTGAACGACACGCAGTTCCCGTTCTTGTTGATGTGCATGGGTTGGGAATTGAACGAGTGATCGAAAACACCGCTGCTCACGATGGGCTCCGACGTTGCGCGTGTGCAATCGCCGTCGGGGTCCCGAAACGCGATCCAGCCGACGGTCGAGCCGTCGGCACAGGTGGCGTCGGTGGCGCCAGGATTTGCGCTTGCGCACATCGACACATTGACCTGCGCCTTGATTGCATCGGTGCGCGCAGTGACCAGTGATGCGAGCACGTCATTGGCGGTATTGGTGAGACGGCCATTGAGCCGGAACGCGTTGAAGTTTGGCGCTCCGATCGCGATGATCGTTGCCGCGATTGCCAGCACCACCATCAGCTCCATCAATGTAAATCCGCTGCTGCGTCGTTTCATGGGTCGCAATGCTGCGGCACCGGCAAGCGACCGTGTGGACCCACCGACGAGTGGTTTGACGCGGCCGATGAGTGGCCGCAAAGCGTGAACCAGTTCTCAGCACGGGAGTACATAATCGCCGCTGACGCACAGGCGTGCCGGCCAGCGGCTGCGGCGGCGTCCTTGCATTGCCCCGGGCTCACACTCATATTTCACGCGCGCCGCGGGCGCTTATTAGGGAGTCTCTTAAATGAGTGCTTGGATTCTTCTTGCGGTAGTCATCGCCGCGATCTGGTTCGTCGTCTCCTTGTACAACCGCCTGGTCGGTGCGCGTAACGGCTACAAGAATGCCTTCGCCCAGATCGACGTGCAGCTCACCCGCCGCTACGACCTGATTCCGAATCTGGTCGAGACCGTCAAGGGATACATCAAGCACGAGCGCGAAACGCTCGAGGCCGTGATCACGGCGCGCAATTCGGCCATGAGCGGCCTGAAGGCCGCCGCCGCGAACCCGGGCGATGCCGCCGCGATGACCGCGCTGTCCGGCGCCGAAGGGCAATTGGGCGGCGCGCTCGGCCGGTTGTTTGCATTGGCCGAGGCCTACCCCGACCTCAAGGCCAACCAGAACATGATGCAGTTGTCCGAGGAGCTCACGTCCACGGAGAACAAGGTCGCGTTCGCGCGCCAGGCGTACAACGACGCGGTGATGAGCTACAACAACCAGCGCGAAATGTTTCCCGGCAGCGTGATCGCCGGCATGTTCAATTTCACTCCGGCGCAGCTGCTCGAGCTGGCCAAGCCCGAGATGAAAGAAGC
This sequence is a window from Pseudomonadota bacterium. Protein-coding genes within it:
- a CDS encoding LemA family protein gives rise to the protein MSAWILLAVVIAAIWFVVSLYNRLVGARNGYKNAFAQIDVQLTRRYDLIPNLVETVKGYIKHERETLEAVITARNSAMSGLKAAAANPGDAAAMTALSGAEGQLGGALGRLFALAEAYPDLKANQNMMQLSEELTSTENKVAFARQAYNDAVMSYNNQREMFPGSVIAGMFNFTPAQLLELAKPEMKEAPKVSFT
- a CDS encoding GspH/FimT family pseudopilin, translated to MKRRSSGFTLMELMVVLAIAATIIAIGAPNFNAFRLNGRLTNTANDVLASLVTARTDAIKAQVNVSMCASANPGATDATCADGSTVGWIAFRDPDGDCTRATSEPIVSSGVFDHSFNSQPMHINKNGNCVSFSPTGFTRTVSGVTMLDHLLLCDGRGIAPIAGSNSLSAGRGLVIDRTGRSRITRTISGGLADDLNTWDATAGVELSCP